A region of the Ornithinimicrobium ciconiae genome:
GCTCGTGGGTGACCGCCCTGGCGCTCGCTGCCCACGGCCAGACCTGGCCGACCAGCCAGGTGATCGGACAGATGCGGCAGGGCCGCAACCCTCGCGTGGTGCGCATGACCCACGGGCCGGTCGACCCTGACACCGCGCTGCGCCTGCTCGGCGAACTGGTCGACGTCTATGACCGAGGCATGCGGACCCCACTCCCTCTCGGTGTGCAGTCGGCCGCCGCCTTTGCCGAGTCCTATGCCTCCAACGGCGACGAGAAGGGCGCCCTGACCGACGCGAGCAAGAAGTGGGAGACCACGACGGGCTGGTACACCTCGGTCGGCGAGCAGGACGACCCGGCCTTCCGCCGGGTCTTCGGCGACGGTGCGCGGCTCGTCGACCTCGCCGGGGTGGCGGGCGAGGATGAGGTCTGGAGCGAGCGCATACACACCCGGTTCGGGCAGTTCGCCTTGCGGGTCTGGCTCCCCCTTCTCACCGACGGACCCGAGAGCAAGGCGTGGATGTGAGTGGCATGAGTATGACGGCAACCGAGTTCTCGATCCGTGGCCCGCTCCCCGCCGAGGGCGCCACGGTCTTGCTCGAGGCCAGCGCGGGCACCGGGAAGACGTGGACCATCGCGGCCCTGGTGGCGCGCTTCGTTGCCGAGGGGCACTGCACGCTGCCCGAGATGCTCGTCGTGACCTTCGGCCGCGCCGCCAGCCAGGAGCTGCGGGCCAGGGTGCGCGAGCAGCTCGTTGAGGCCGAGCGTCTCCTGCACAAGCCTCCGGCGCAGGCACCCGACGATCCGTTGCCGGCGCTGCTGCTGGAGGGCGACGAGGCGGAGCGCACGCTGCGGCTGCGCCGGGTGCGGGACGCCCTGACCTCGTTCGACGAGGCGACGATCGCCACGACCCATCAGTTCTGCCAGCAGGTGCTGCGCTCCCTCGGCGTGGCCGGGACCTCCGACGCCTCCGCACACCTGGTCGAGGACCTCGACGACCTCCTGGTCGAGGTGGTCGACGACCTCTATCTGCGCGGCTTCGTCGGGGACCGTGAGAAGCCGGTCTTCGACCGGTCCGCTGCCCTGTCGATCGCCCGGGCCGCGGTCGATGACATCCACGCCGAGCTGCGACCCGACCCGGGGTCCGGCGACCGGCGCAGCACGCCGGTGCGCCGGTCCAGGTTCGCCCAGCTCGTGCGCGCCGAGCTCGACGTGCGCAAGCGACGGCTGCAGGTGATGCACTACAACGACCTGCTGACCCAGCTGCGCGACGCCCTGGCGGGCGAGGGGCCCGACACCACGTCCAGGGCCGGAGCTCTCGCCGACACCGACGCCGACACGCGAGGCACTCTCGCCGCGCGACGGATGCGCGGCCGCTGGAAGGTCGTGCTCGTCGACGAGTTCCAGGACACCGACCCGGTGCAGTGGCAGGTCTTCGACCAGGCCTTTCGCGGGCACGCGACGATGGTGCTGATCGGTGACCCGAAGCAGGCGATCTATGCGTTCCGAGGCGGTGACGTGGTCACCTATCTGCAGGCCGCTGCCACTGCCCAGGAGCACCGGACGCTGCCCGTCAACTATCGCACGGACGCCCCGCTGGTCGACGCGCTGCAAGCGCTGCTGCGCGGCGCCGCCCTGGGAGACCCGGAGATCACCGTCCTGCCCGTCACAGCCCGTCATCAGGGCAGTCGCCTGCAGGGCGCACCGCACCCCGAGCCGCTGCGGCTGCGGCACGTGCTGCGCGGCGACCACCTGCGCAAGAACACCACGATCGGGGCATCCCGGGACCACATCGGACGCGACCTCGCCCTCGACATCGCCCACCTGCTGGCCTCTGGCGCCACCTTCGCCGACGGGCCGACAGATGCCGACGACAACCCCACCCCCCGCCCCCTGCAGGCGCGTGACGTGGCGGTGCTCGCCCACGCGGGCCGCGACCTGCTGGCGGCGCAGGCCGAGCTGCACCGGCTCGGGATCCACGCGGTCCTCGCGGGTGGGGCGAGCGTGCTGCGCACTGCGGCAGCGCAGGAGTGGCTCGCGCTGCTGGAGGCCATGGCTGCGCCGCACCGCTCGATGCTTACCCGCGCGGCGGCGCTCACCGACCTGGTCGGACGCACCGCGGCCGAGCTCGACGCCGGGGGCCCCGACCTGGACGATGAGCTGTCCGCGCAGATGCGCCAGCTCGCCGAGGTCTTTGTGCGACAGGGGGCCGCGGCGATCCTGGAGACCCTCATGGTGGAGGGCCTGCCAGCCCGGATCCTGTGCCGGGTCGGCGGGGAGCGGCAGCTCACCGATCTGCAGCACGTCGGCGAGCTGTTGCACACCACGAGCCAGCAGCACCCCGGCGGCCGGCTCGGCCTGGCGGCCCTCATCGACTGGCTGCGCGCACAGATGGCCGACGACGCCCCGCAGTCCTCCGGGACCCGCAGCCGCCGGCTCGACTCCGACGCTGCCGCGGTGCAACTGGTGACGATCCACTCCAGCAAGGGGCTGCAATATCCCGTCGTCTACGTGCCCGCCCTCTATGACCGCTATGTCAGCAAGACCCCGCAGATCCCGCTGTTCCACGAGGACCCTCCGGAGCGCACCCGCTGCCGCGACGTCGGGGGCGACGCCCCCGACAACCCGGACTGGTCCAGGTCCGTCGCCCGGCACAAGTCCGAGGACGCCGGCGAGTCCCTCCGGCTGCTGTATGTCGCGCTGACCCGTGCGCAGTCGCAGGTCGTCATCTGGTGGTCACCCAGCAACAACACCCCGACCTCGGCGCTGCACCGGCTGCTCTTTGGTCGCGGTCACGGCGAGGCGACAGCCCCCGACATGGTCCCGGTCCCGAAGACCGACGACCAGGCCGCCGAGCGCCTGCGGGAGTGGGCCGACCTGGGCGCCTTCCACCTGGAGCGGGCCGACCACGCGGACACGGTGCCGGCACCGACACCCGAGCAGTCGCCGACGATCGGTGTGCGGCACCTCGAGCGAGCGATCGACACCAGGTGGCGGCGCACGTCATACACCTCCCTGAGCACCCCGCGCGACGCGGAGGGCACCCAGCTGACCGGCGGGGTCGGGAGCGAGACTGAGGTGCAACCGCGCAACGACGAGCCCGAGGCGCCCACGCCCACAGCGGACGCGGAGCCGACCCTGCCCGGGCTGGCGGTGCCAGGCAGCGACGTGCCCTCGCCGATGGCCGACCTCCCGGTCGGGGCACGGTTCGGCTCGCTCGTCCACGCCGTCCTCGAGCACGCCGACCCGGCCGCAGCGGACCTGCGGGCCGAGCTGCTCAGCCGCATCCACGAGCAGCTCGTCTGGTGGCCGGTGGAGCTCGATGCGGAGGTGCTCGCTGACGCCCTCGTCGCGGTCTGCGACACCCCGCTCGGTCCTCTGGCGGAGGGTGCCACCCTGCGCCAGATCGGCCTGCCAAACCGGCTGCGCGAGCTCGACTTCGAGATGCCCCTCGGAGGCGGCGACGCCGGCCGTGTCAGCACCCCGACGACCACCGTCCTGGGTGACCTCGCTCCCCTGCTGCGCACCCACCTGCGGTCCGGCGACCCGGTCCGGGCCTGGGCCGATGCCCTCGACGCGCAGCCACAACTGGCCCAGCAGGAGCTGCGTGGCTACCTGACCGGGTCGGTCGATGTCGTGCTGCGCACCGGTGGGCGCTATCTCGTGGTCGACTACAAGACCAACTGGCTGGGCCCGTTCGACGACCCGGAGCAGCCGCTGACGGCTGCGGCCTACCGGCCGGAGGCGCTCGACGAGGCGATGGGCAGCTCCAGCTATCCACTGCAGGCGTTGCTCTATGCCGTCGTCGCGCACCGTTTCCTGCGGTGGCGCCTGCCCGGCTACGACCCCAAGCGGCACCTCGGCGGCGTGCTCTACCTCTATGTTCGCGGGATGTGCGGTCCGAGCACCCCGCTGATCGACGGGATGCCGTGCGGCGTCTTCTCCTGGAAGCCGCCGGTGGCGCTGGTGCTGGCTGTATCGGACCTGCTCGACGGCCGCGGTGAGGGGGCCGCATGACTGAGGGGAAACCGGAGAGCGACGCGGCCCTCGAGGAGAGTGCGGCCGTGGAGGACGGTGCGGCCCTGGAGGTCTTCGAGCCGATCGACGCCCATGACCGACGCCTGGCCCGCGACGGCAGCGGTCTGCTCGGGCGGCTGAACACCGCCGGGGTGCTCACGGCAGCGGACCTGCACGTCGCCCGGACCCTGGCCCGCGCCGCCGGGGGCGTCGAGGAGGGCTCGGCGGACGCCTCCCTGCTCGCAGCGGCCCTGGCGACCCATGCGGTGCGCACCGGCTCGGTCGCCGTCGACCTGGCGCGGCTCGACCCGGCGCTGCGGGCTCTCGACCCTCCGGTGGACCTCCCCTGGCGTGATGCAGCCGAGTGGACGCAGCAGCTGCTGGACGGTTCGCTCGTCCGCAAGGGAGCGCTCGTGCTGGAGCACGGGCTGGTCTACCTGCAGCGCTACCACCATCAGGAGGTGCAGGTCGTCGCCGACCTGCTGGCCCGCGCCGACGCCACGGCTCCGGCCGTCGACGACGCCCTGCTGAGCACCGGACTGGAGCGGGTCTTCCCACCGGGGTGGGAGGAGCAGCGGGACGCGGCGCGCGTCGTCATCGGAGCCTGGACCAGTGTGCTGACCGGTGGCCCCGGGACCGGCAAGACGAGCACCGTCGCTGGCGTCCTGGCGCTGCTGGCGGAGCAGTCCGGTGCCCATCAGCCCTTGCGGGTCGCGCTTGCCGCACCGACCGGCAAGGCCGCCGCCCGCATGCAGGAGGCGGTCTCCACTGCCCTCCGGGAGATCCTTGGCCGCACCGCTGATGTGGCGACGCGCGCGCTGATCGAGCCGCTGCAGGAGGTCCAGGCGGTCACCCTGCACCGGCTGCTGGGCAAGCGCCCGGACTCATCGACACGCTTTCGGCACGACCGGCGCAACCGTCTCCCACACGACGTGGTCCTGGTGGACGAGACGTCGATGGTCTCCCTGACCCACATGGCCCGGCTCCTCGAGGCGCTGCGCCCGACGACGCGGCTGATCCTGGTCGGCGACCCCGACCAGCTGGTGTCGGTCGACGCGGGGGCGGTGCTGGCCGACCTCGTGGCCGGGGCCGCGGCGTCCTCGACCCCTCCACTGGCGGTGGCGCGGCTGCACACCTCGCACCGGTTCGGCGAGACCATCGGGGACCTGGCCCAGGCCTTGCGCGACGGCGACGCCGACCGGGTCGTCGAGGCACTCCGCGCCGACGGTGCCGGCACCGAGGTGACCTGGGTCGAGGAGGCCAACCCTGCGGCATACCTGCGCCCGGTGCTGATGCGTCACGCGCTAGCGATCCGCCGTGCAGCGCTCGACGGCGACGAGGGCACGGCGCTGGCCCACCTGCGTGAGCACCGGATGCTCTGCGCGCACCGGGAGGGCCCGTGGGGAGTGAGGACCTGGAACAACGCCGTCGAGGGCTGGTTGCGGGAGGAGACCGGTGACCCCCTCTATGACCCGATGTATGTCGGGCGCCCCCTGCTGGTCACCGCGAACGACTACGTCACCGGAGTCTTCAACGGAGACACCGGGGTGGTGGTCCAGTCGGCCAAGCCGGACGGCACCGCGGTGCGGATGGCAGCCATCGAGGGCTCCGACGGCAGCCAACGGTTCGCCCCCA
Encoded here:
- a CDS encoding UvrD-helicase domain-containing protein, which codes for MSMTATEFSIRGPLPAEGATVLLEASAGTGKTWTIAALVARFVAEGHCTLPEMLVVTFGRAASQELRARVREQLVEAERLLHKPPAQAPDDPLPALLLEGDEAERTLRLRRVRDALTSFDEATIATTHQFCQQVLRSLGVAGTSDASAHLVEDLDDLLVEVVDDLYLRGFVGDREKPVFDRSAALSIARAAVDDIHAELRPDPGSGDRRSTPVRRSRFAQLVRAELDVRKRRLQVMHYNDLLTQLRDALAGEGPDTTSRAGALADTDADTRGTLAARRMRGRWKVVLVDEFQDTDPVQWQVFDQAFRGHATMVLIGDPKQAIYAFRGGDVVTYLQAAATAQEHRTLPVNYRTDAPLVDALQALLRGAALGDPEITVLPVTARHQGSRLQGAPHPEPLRLRHVLRGDHLRKNTTIGASRDHIGRDLALDIAHLLASGATFADGPTDADDNPTPRPLQARDVAVLAHAGRDLLAAQAELHRLGIHAVLAGGASVLRTAAAQEWLALLEAMAAPHRSMLTRAAALTDLVGRTAAELDAGGPDLDDELSAQMRQLAEVFVRQGAAAILETLMVEGLPARILCRVGGERQLTDLQHVGELLHTTSQQHPGGRLGLAALIDWLRAQMADDAPQSSGTRSRRLDSDAAAVQLVTIHSSKGLQYPVVYVPALYDRYVSKTPQIPLFHEDPPERTRCRDVGGDAPDNPDWSRSVARHKSEDAGESLRLLYVALTRAQSQVVIWWSPSNNTPTSALHRLLFGRGHGEATAPDMVPVPKTDDQAAERLREWADLGAFHLERADHADTVPAPTPEQSPTIGVRHLERAIDTRWRRTSYTSLSTPRDAEGTQLTGGVGSETEVQPRNDEPEAPTPTADAEPTLPGLAVPGSDVPSPMADLPVGARFGSLVHAVLEHADPAAADLRAELLSRIHEQLVWWPVELDAEVLADALVAVCDTPLGPLAEGATLRQIGLPNRLRELDFEMPLGGGDAGRVSTPTTTVLGDLAPLLRTHLRSGDPVRAWADALDAQPQLAQQELRGYLTGSVDVVLRTGGRYLVVDYKTNWLGPFDDPEQPLTAAAYRPEALDEAMGSSSYPLQALLYAVVAHRFLRWRLPGYDPKRHLGGVLYLYVRGMCGPSTPLIDGMPCGVFSWKPPVALVLAVSDLLDGRGEGAA
- the recD gene encoding exodeoxyribonuclease V subunit alpha; this translates as MTEGKPESDAALEESAAVEDGAALEVFEPIDAHDRRLARDGSGLLGRLNTAGVLTAADLHVARTLARAAGGVEEGSADASLLAAALATHAVRTGSVAVDLARLDPALRALDPPVDLPWRDAAEWTQQLLDGSLVRKGALVLEHGLVYLQRYHHQEVQVVADLLARADATAPAVDDALLSTGLERVFPPGWEEQRDAARVVIGAWTSVLTGGPGTGKTSTVAGVLALLAEQSGAHQPLRVALAAPTGKAAARMQEAVSTALREILGRTADVATRALIEPLQEVQAVTLHRLLGKRPDSSTRFRHDRRNRLPHDVVLVDETSMVSLTHMARLLEALRPTTRLILVGDPDQLVSVDAGAVLADLVAGAAASSTPPLAVARLHTSHRFGETIGDLAQALRDGDADRVVEALRADGAGTEVTWVEEANPAAYLRPVLMRHALAIRRAALDGDEGTALAHLREHRMLCAHREGPWGVRTWNNAVEGWLREETGDPLYDPMYVGRPLLVTANDYVTGVFNGDTGVVVQSAKPDGTAVRMAAIEGSDGSQRFAPSRLGDVNTMHAMTIHKAQGSQAREITVLLPDVDSPLLTRELFYTAVTRAQERVRVVGSEAAVRLAVARRVQRASGLRQRLAG